In the Osmerus eperlanus chromosome 27, fOsmEpe2.1, whole genome shotgun sequence genome, one interval contains:
- the LOC134013763 gene encoding uncharacterized protein LOC134013763 produces the protein MRPHPRPQTKRALPTIREGYEELVHDMNQANSLHTPTQPQAQPQFHPLSTQDYFRSICQLACPAFGQSVPDLDILTVGFLDSLGPCLRLHRPRETTPSPRQPLFQTATVPLQDEGPSQDCRAQRESRNQGRLASSLGESPTATRLHVPDPLEVLYGHGDALAARRSPQRRWRDAPPLGSEAQSRLRAESFPTMTCSSSQTQRKSSCPELCLKDTPPLEGRPMEERRDTAVPTLSWKPQGQPESAPCSGNGMSIRARTHTHAVPLDR, from the coding sequence ATGCGCCCCCATCCCAGACCGCAGACCAAAAGAGCTCTGCCCACCATCAGGGAGGGCTATGAGGAGCTGGTCCATGATATGAACCAGGCCAACAGCCTTCACACCCCTActcagccccaggcccagccccagttCCATCCTTTGTCAACACAGGACTACTTCCGGTCCATTTGCCAGCTGGCCTGCCCAGCATTTGGCCAGAGTGTGCCTGACTTAGACATTCTAACAGTAGGCTTTCTCGACTCGCTCGGGCCTTGCCTCCGACTccacagacccagagagacaaCGCCGTCCCCACGACAGCCCCTGTTCCAAACAGCCACTGTGCCGTTGCAAGACGAGGGTCCAAGCCAGGATTGcagggcccagagagagagcagaaaccAGGGGAGATTGGCCTCGAGCCTGGGGGAAAGCCCCACCGCAACCAGGCTCCATGTACCTGACCCCTTGGAGGTTCTCTACGGTCATGGGGATGCACTCGCTGCCCGGCGTTCTCCCCAGAGGCGGTGGAGGGACGCCCCCCCGCTTGGAAGCGAGGCGCAGTCCAGGCTTCGAGCCGAAAGCTTCCCCACCAtgacctgctcctcttctcagaCCCAGCGCAAGAGTAGCTGCCCTGAACTCTGCCTCAAGGACACACCTCCATTAGAAGGACGCCCCATGGAAGAGCGTCGTGATACTGCCGTGCCAACGCTTTCCTGGAAGCCCCAAGGGCAGCCAGAGAGTGCCCCTTGCAGTGGGAATGGGATGAGCATCCGtgcccgaacacacacacatgctgttccACTGGATCGCTGA